CTTTCGTTGAATGTcttccctcaaacgcttcaaaacgtcgccgTCGATcactcgattgacggtctggccctggaAGACGAATTCTCGATGTACAATACCACGGATGTCGAAAAAAATTATGAGCATGCTCTTGACTGAAAACCAGCTCTGTCGTGCTTTCTTTGGTCGTGAAGATGAAGgcctcttccattgtgacgactgctgcttcgTCTCAGGATCGTACCTGTCAACCCAACTCTTGTCTCCggtgatgatcctcgacatgaaggatgggtcatcaaCGACACGATGACGGAGATCTTGAGAGACTTCGACGCGATGTCCTTTCTGCTCAATGGTCATCAGGCAGGGAACAAACGTGACAGAGACACGccacatgttcaattcagacgttaggattgcctgcacggaaccatacgacagaccaacaacatcaacaatgtcaTTCATCGTCCTTTcgcgatcctcatgcacaaggtGGTGAATTTTCTCCTCATTTCCGAGGTTGACGCGCGTGGCAGGTCTTCCATAGGTCTTCCATATGATTCATCGTCTTCctgggacgttcttccgcttttgaagcgcccgtgctactcgaaacattgcgtacgacccattgccacGTCGCactaagcttgccgaagcatgctccaACGTCTCTgtagtttaacacaaaattttacgttggttttttgtttcaatttcctgtccatgacaaaatcgcatacacgtgatcacaaaaacacaaatttcacaacttccAAAGTAAACACATCGATGCCACTCGGCACACAGCCTCATGAAGATCACTGCCAGCTCTTAGTGCGCATGCAAGTGTACTGTTATCTTTTGGCGCGCTatagaactagtccgggaacttttttaTACCACttggtatgtgtatctgtatgattTTAACACATCAGTTTTGTAGTGTAGGACTGTGACTGGTGGCAAAGAGCTGTTTTCGGTGCATAAATATTTGGGTAAGCAGGTATTTTGGTAAACAATAATGCGTTGTCAAGTAAAGAGATAAAGGATTGCGGTTGGTTAATGGACCATAGTTGAATGGTACGGAATGGTAGGTCATGGCTTTAACAAGCCAACGGTAATTGAATTAGCGGGCGTGTAAGCACATAGTAAGGTGGACATACGGCTGATAGTGGAAGAAgtgtataaatattcttaaaaataaatgaGAACAACTCTAGGGATTCTTGTTAACTACTTGTTAATTAGTGAATGagaacagttgtgtgtgtgtgtgtgtgtgtgtgtgtgtgtgtgtgtgtgttggcatgtggATGTCAGGCTGagggtgatgtatgtatgtagggttgAATATGTAGCTTTTGATTAATTGTGTGGATGATACGATGTAATATTAAAGTTCGATTTGAGATTGGAGCAGACGCAAAACCAtcaagtacgtacatatattcacatatgtatgtatgtatctatgtatgtatacatacatgatcaaACTCGacaaatacatgaatgtatgtttgtgtgtgtgtgtgtgtgaatacacccCTAAATCAAATATTAACTATAATACTACATCGTATCATTTACACAATTATCAATAACCATACATTTGCTCAAACACCCATTACACACCaatacccacacacccacacacctgcCTTTATTCATTAATTAACAAGCAGTTAATCTCATGAAGAATCCCTATAGTTATTCGCGGTTGCTTTTAAGAATTCACAACCCGCCATGTCTATTTGCTTCTACCTCTATTACCATTCATACAGCCACCATATACTTGCACGTCCGCTAAATGACTTAGAGACGACATGTTGGTGTCCTAAGCCACCTATGCCTAACGTTCATCTACGGCCCATTAACCAGCTTTTAATCTCTCTACTTGACAACATCACATTGTTTTCCCAAACACTTGTTTATCTAAACACTTATTCACaataacacgtacacatacgtatacaccgCGTATCGTAGAATCTGGAAAATCCCTTTACCTACCCAATCGCGCATGCGCACGGATAGTTCAGCAACTCATTACCACTATCACCCTGAATATGCCAACATTCTTTTCAATCGAACCAATCATTAGTTCCTTTTATTACAATTACCGTCCACTATATTCTTCGGAGAAAACgccaattatgtatgtatatatatNNNNNNNNNNNNNNNNNNNNNNNNNNNNNNNNNNNNNNNNNNNNNNNNNNNNNNNNNNNNNNNNNNNNNNNNNNNNNNNNNNNNNNNNNNNNNNNNNNNNNNNNNNNNNNNNNNNNNNNNNNNNNNNNNNNNNNNNNNNNNNNNNNNNNNNNNNNNNNNNNNNNNNNNNNNNNNNNNNNNNNNNNNNNNNNNNNNNNNNNNNNNNNNNNNNNNNNNNatatatatatatatatacatatatataatgtactgatccgtgagagaaaattcaacaaaaaaagtactccatctggtgagagataaatattatttatttaaaggtcacaatacatgtattaaagcgttactaatagtttcatatgttgagaaaactcaagcatattcttcaggcgcaaaccaaatatcataacgaactaaagaaattgaataatagaagaaacgcgaaaaaaaaaactgagaaggcagaATATAGAAAACGCAGACAGTAAATaacggaaaacgaaaaacgaaaaacgGAAAACGGGTTCatatagtagtggtgacagtCATGTTTCACAATCTACAACTGTAATGAGATGGCTAAAAcgtgtgccttaaatacatttgtataggctccagaatgttaagttttgcaaactgtattctgaCTAATCAGTGTGTGGCTTTACTAAATTACTAAAGCTGATTGGTGCTTGATTTAGGCGTCACGATTTGTTGAACATGTCAAGAGACCTGTATTTTGACATTGGCCAAAGAAGtaattttttgaatatttttaggaatggtagtggtggtggtgatggtgatggtaaaagTAGCTGTGGTAATAGAACTTTAAACCCAAAATAAGATTAATTTTACTGACATTTCTCTTGACTTAGCTAGTATTTTCCTGCTATCGTCATCATGAGAACctttagcattgttgttgttagtggttgtggtggtagcagtagaaaGAGTACCTCTaagtatttgtattattgtttatttagctgTCACCACTATTATATGGACCCGAAGATTGCATAATTCAATCAGAATgcatatttaatattctatcatttcattatattacattatcttatattatcttatattatcttataagattgtaaataaaacgtgaaaatcaaagttgaaattcctgtaataatgtgtgtatgtgtgtgtgtgtgtgtgtgtgtgcgcgcgttcgtgtatacacatataaatatatacatacatatgtatgtatgtatgtatgtatgtatgtatgtaattaaaaacGGATATATAGGTGGGGCGCGCGCGTACGCTGCACGCGCATATACTCAGAACGCTTACCAGAGGGTAAATGGTTGAATGAATGCTTGGATGATTAgtcggatggacggacggacggacggacggatggatggatggatggatggatgtgtgggtggatgggtgggtaggTAGTTAACTGGATAGTTAGATGGTTAAATGTAAGAATAAATTGATTAGCGGATGGTTAAATCgttgggtggatggatagatatatgaatagatgGTTAGGTTAGATGTAAATGATTGACTGACTAAATAGATGGTTACATGGTTGGAAGAATAAATGGTTAgatgtatgaatggatatattAATGGTTAAATGGTTGAATGAACGCTTGGAAGGTTAgtcggatggatggatggatggatggatggatcgatcgatcgatagatggattgatggatgggtgggtggatggatgaagGGGTGGGTGGATTGTTTCATGGGtagatggatcgatggatgggcGGATGGATGGGTTTTAGGcgcatggatggatggacgggtgGATGGATTGACAGATTGTTACAGGAAGGTTTAGATTATTCATTGAGATTTTGGAGTTTGATGGATGTTTATTAAAGCTGCATGATcttcacaaaactgttactcagagtttcacattcccattcgtcggacagttgttatgaatatataatgtaatccCCTAATCGTCTATAGAACGCCTTTGTGGAATTGAAGTCGCACAAGTTTGGTCCCGGACGACAGAGTTACTTAAGAGCAAAGCggcactcgcggtgccattcgcctagcCTCGGTTTctgtttgatccacgactgcagttcggccaaagagacttGCTGtgggaaagcgcgccgcacaacggcgaccacacctgttcaccgtcgtctatgaagcgccggagatgtcgcagtcttaGCGCTTGTCTGCGCAttatcaaccacggcatgcccagctcTCCATTTAGCGGGTGCTGACAGNNNNNNNNNNNNNNNNNNNNNNNNNNNNNNNNNNNNNNNNNNNNNNNNNNNNNNNNNNNNNNNNNNNNNNNNNNNNNNNNNNNNNNNNNNNNNNNNNNNNNNNNNNNNNNNNNNNNNNNNNNNNNNNNNNNNNNNNNNNNNNNNNNNNNNNNNNNNNNNNNNNNNNNNNNNNNNNNNNNNNNNNNNNNNNNNNNNNNNNNNNNNNNNNNNNNNNNNNNNNNNNNNNNNNNNNNNNNNNNNNNNNNNNNNNNNNNNNNNNNNNNNNNNNNNNNNNNNNNNNNNNNNNNNNNNNNNNNNNNNNNNNNNNNNNNNNNNNNNNNNNNNNNNNNNNNNNNNNNNNNNNNNNNNNNNNNNNNNNNNNNNNNNNNNNNNNNNNNNNNNNNNNNNNNNNNNNNNNNNNNNNNNNNNNNNNNNNNNNNNNNNNNNNNNNNNNNNNNNNNNNNNNNNNNNNNNNNNNNNNNNNNNNNNNNNNNNNNNNNNNNNNNNNNNNNNNNNNNNNNNNNNNNNNNNNNNNNNNNNNNNNNNNNNNNNNNNNNNNNNNNNNNNNNNNNNNNNNNNNNNNNNNNNNNNNNNNNNNNNNNNNNNNNNNNNNNNNNNNNNNNNNNNNNCCGAAACTAGCCGCTCTAAAGACGGCCTCCAAGTAGCGATGGTCTATccaatcgaaagcttttgattgatccaaattgatcagcgccccacccatgccaggttccttatatgtagatagatagatagatagatagatagatagatagatagatagatagatagatagatagatagatgtaggagGAGTATTTCGCTAAAAAAAGTCATTTgtcgacatggagaaagccttccaCAGAGTCCTTCGCTCTGTGATATCGTGGTCTCTGAGGAAGCTACGGATAGATGACTGGTTTGTGAAAGTTATACAAGTCATGTACAAGAGTTCTGCCAGTAAGGTCAAAGTTAGCCATGAGTACAGTGACAAATTTAGTGTGCAAGTGAGCATACACCAGGGTTCGGTTCTCAGTCCCCTCCTGCTCGTCATTGTCCTCcaagccataacagaggaatttaaaaccAGTTGCCCCTGGGAACTAATGCATGCTGAGGATCTCATTTTCTTAACAAAATCTGTAACAGAACCAGAAAAGAAAATCCAGGTGTGAAAGCAAAACCTGGACTCAAAGGGTCTTAAAATTAACTTCACAAAAACCAAGATTAAAGTAAACAATAAACAGGACCCTATCCACTTCAGATAAATGCTTCTGTTCAATATGTGGGAAAATGTAGGCAGAAATTCCATACGGTGTACCCAGTGGAAGCTATGGGCACAAAACAGATGTGGTGGAATCGCAGGTAAGTTAACGAAGAaagtagtttttttgtttttatgtggaAAATGCACTGGTGCCATAAAGTCTGAGGTCACGcaggaaattgattttctctAATGCTCTGGAGGTTCCTTAGAGGCAGTAGATACTTTTGTTACCTAGGCAACCTAATTAGCTGTAGacgaggatgttctgaaagtgtcGTCGCTGGAATAAAAATtggctggagaaagttcagagagataTTATCTCTGTCAACAACAAAAGGTCTTTCTTTCttagtgaaagacagattgtatctTGCTTGTGTACATACAGCACTGCTCCATGGTTGTGAGGCATGGgtcttgaatgcagaggacatgcgaagactagagaggaatgaaattAGTATGTTCTGCTGAATGTACAATGTTAGTATACGACAAAGTGCAAaggtattgagagaaaagttaagcataagaTGCAGCGTGTAAAGGGACGGctgcgctggtttggtcatgtgatgcgtttGGATAAAGACAGTCGCTTAAAATGGGTGAATCTCGTAGAAGAGGGATACCCAAGAAGACTTAGGACAAAGTATTGAAAGCTGACTTTTTAGATGCTGAAACTTACGGAGGAAAGGACAAaggacaaaggactgagataatTGGCGTTTTGCTCTGCTCAAGAATACCTCCACTCCACCTCCCACATTTTcatccctcctcctccaccccccACCGATGGTACTACTCGGCTTTTGTAATCACCTGAGAGCAGAAGCAGCACATATGAAATCTCATCTCCTACCTAACAGTCTCCCACATTCTGCAACATCCCTACCCACACCATTTCAATCAACCAAGTCCACCTTTCTGTGCCTGTCCACCCATCATCTACTATGATGATCCACCCAATATTATAGCCCCTTtatgtatctctttatctctctctctcgtcactGCTCCTACACCTAGCCCATACTTTCTGATCTACTCTCCTTCTTGATCCATCCCCTATACATCCCACCTTTTCCTTCTCCATCCTGGTATTTCCCATCATCTGCACCCAACCcttgttcatcactcactacattAACCTCAACCTCCACTACTTTAACCTCTCCCCTCTCACACTCGTATGAAAGCATCCACTCATTCTCTCATTCCTTCTCATACTCCACTGTCTTTATCTCTTATGCTCGCCTTGCTCCTTGAGAATTTACTCAAGTACATTATCACTACCTTCCTCTTATCTTCTGCAAGCATGTACCTCCGTTTATAGGAGATACATGGCTGAAGGAGAAGTgttgtctctctatcatactttagcctttcgaTATCAGACATAAAGCCAACTTTCCCTCCAAACTACTTCCTTTTCCTCCGTTCTTTTACGTCTCgcgacctcactagtgccagtgacacgtggaaagcacccagtgcactctgtaaagtagttggcgttaggaagggcatccagccagctgtagaaaccgtttCCTGtcaaaacggacgttaaatgatggtggtgaaatgatgatgatgacgatgtagtataaatgtgtgtgtgtgtgtgtgtgtgtNNNNNNNNNNNNNNNNNNNNNNNNNNNNNNNNNNNNNNNNNNNNNNNNNNNNNNNNNNNNNNNNNNNNNNNNNNNNNNNNNNNNNNNNNNNNNNNNNNNNNNNNNNNNNNNNNNNNNNNNNNNNNNNNNNNNNNNNNNNNNNNNNNNNNNNNNNNNNNNNNNNNNNNNNNNNNNNNNNNNNNNNNNNNNNNNNNNNNNNNNNNNNNNNNNNNNNNNNNNNNNNNNNNNNNNNNNNNNNNNNNNNNNNNNNNNNNNNNNNNNNNNNNNNNNNNNNNNNNNNNNNNNNNNNNNNNNNNNNNNNNNNNNNNNNNNNNNNNNNNNNNNNNNNNNNNNNNNNNNNNNNNNNNNNNNNNNNNNNNNNNNNNNNNNNNNNNNNNNNNNNNNNNNNNNNNNNNNNNNNNNNNNNNNNNNNNNNNNNNNNNNNNNNNNNNNNNNNNNNNNNNNNNNNNNNNNNNNNNNNNNNNNNNNNNNNNNNNNNNNNNNNNNNNNNNNNNNNNNNNNNNNNNNNNNNNNNNNNNNNNNNNNNNNNNNNNNNNNNNNNNNNNNNNNNNNNNNNNNNNNNNNNNNNNNNNNNNNNNNNNNNNNNNNNNNNNNgtgtgtgtgtgtgtgtgtgtgtgtgtgtgtgtgtgtgtgtgagagagagagagagagagagagagagagcctcaatgcgtgtgtatgggtgtgtgtttctACTGATGTATTGTGCGCGTGCACCCGTGTATGAAGTGCCTTGAACGttactgaaaagaaataaaaatcagagaaaatgtttttaaaataacggcaatgatgatttctttactgCTGCAGAGGCAGCGGATGAGAAATGCCACAGTACGGTTCACAAAAATGGTGTAAGGGGCAATACGGAATGGAGTGGGTTACAGGGCGTgtggaatagaataaaatataatgaataatatataaaataatgaagatgaataACCCGAGAGGTGATGGGTATAAAAATTTAATGGATTTTGTCAGAagtcccccaccaaaaaaatgcATGTACACTACtgaaaagcacatacacacacagacagatgcgtaagctacacacagacacaatcaagCACTCACACGGGCTtacgcacacaagtatacacgcatacattgtgagttacatacatgcacacaaatgcacacatgcatatctatatgtatagaaatatacgtatatataagtagagagatagacacagagagagagagagggaaacagacagacagattgacagacagacagacaggcagacaggcagacaggcagacaggcagatagatagatagatagatagatagatagatagatagacagatagatagataattatatatatatatacatatacatacatatttacaaatagacatgaatttatacatacatataaatgtaaatacatatatatatatatatatacaaacacgcatatatacgtagatatatatatatatatatatatatatatatatatatatatacattcttacttttaatgtatatctacgtatgcgtgcttttgtgtatgtatctacatacatgcacgcacacacgcacacacatacacacactcgcatatacacttaatatgcatatatacatatacatatataaatatatatatatatatatatatatatatatatatatatatatatatatatatataaatgtaaatgaaaaatacaacagCATATGCTAAATGAATATGTAACTGTTTCTTGATTTGCCTCGAGGGTAGTAAAGCTGCAAACATTACATTTATGAAGAGTACAAAGAAGATGAACCGTGAAGAATGCTTCATTCCACTTAAGTGTTTGATTTAGTCTAgattttattattagtagtattattattattattattattattagtagtagtagtagtagtagtagtagtagtagtagtagtagtatcatcatcatcatcatcaccatcatcatcattattattattattattattattattatcattattattactactactactactattactacaactattattattattattattattattattattattattattattattattattactactactactactattattataattattattgttattcttatttacttctaatctgcatgtttgttacaatcattgccgagattattattatgactattattttGGGAggaaagcacgcacacacatccatacacgcacacacatccatacacgcacacacaaagaaacatgcTTACAAATTCATAATTGGTGATAAATTTAGACTTgtgatcacacatacacatacacgcatacacacacacacagacattcatacacactttattattattattattattattattattattgatattgttagtatttaaataaaactacaaaaatattgaaaaagtgaTCAAAATAAATCATTATAGTTCATTTCAGTTGTTAATATGAggattattgatgatgatgatgctgctgctgttgttgttgttgttgttgttgttgttgttgttgttgttgttgttgttgttgttgttacggttcattctttttttttttttctttgggccATAACGATGACAGATACACAGATTTGGGAAAGAAGACATTGCAATGACACACAGAaagatctaataataataataataaattagaacgacattaacaacaagaacaacaacaatgatgatattgttaatattgaaatatcaaaatCAGCTGAACatgcgtgtacatgtgcatgtatgtatatgcgcgtgcatgtgcgtgtgtgggcgtatgtgtgtgtgtgtgtgtgtgagcgcgtatgcgtatgtatgaccTACTCCTACCACACCTCATTAACCTTCTCTATTCCACCTTTGTCTTCCCTataagcatttacacacacatacacatgcatacacacacacatacacacatgcatgcagacataacATACACGCCATACCcgctttgtcttttttttttctttttctttgtcattttctgcACTTGGTACGCGCTTGTGTAGAGCCAAACAAGATAAACTCACTCCTTTTTGCTCCATTCATTGCACACTCTTACGTAcggataatacacacacacacacacacacacacacacacacacacacacacacacacacacacacacaNNNNNNNNNNNNNNNNNNNNNNNNNNNNNNNNNNNNNNNNNNNNNNNNNNNNNNNNNNNNNNNNNNNNNNNNNNNNNNNNNNNNNNNNNNNNNNNNNNNNNNNNNNNNNNNNNNNNNNNNNNNNNNNNNNNNNNNNNNNNNNNNNNNNNNNNNNNNNNNNNNNNNNNNNNNNNNNNNNNNNNNNNNNNNNNNNNNNNNNNNNNNNNNNNNNNNNNNNNNNNNNNNNNNNNNNNNNNNNNNNNNNNNNNNNNNNNNNNNNNNNNNNNNNNNNNNNNNNNNNNNNNNNNNNNNNNNNNNNNNNNNNNNNNNNNNNNNNNNNNNNNNNNNNNNNNNNNNNNNNNNNNNNNNNNNNNNNNNNNNNNNNNNNNNNNNNNNNNNNNNNNNNNNNNNNNNNNNNNNNNNNNNNNNNNNNNNNNNNNNNNNNNNNNNNNNNNNNNNNNNNNNNNNNNNNNNNNNNNNNNNNNNNNNNNNNNNNNNNNNNNNNNNNNNNNNNNNNNNNNNNNNNNNNNNNNNNNNNNNNNNNNNNNNNNNNNNNNNNNNNNNNNNNNNNNNNNNNNNNNNNNNNNNNNNNNNNNNNNNNNNNNNNNNNNNNNNNNNNNNNNNNNNNNNNNNNNNNNNNNNNNNNNNNNNNNNNNNNNNNNNNNNNNNNNNNNNNNNNNNNNNNNNNNNNNNNNNNNNNNNNNNNNNNNNNNNNNNNNNNNNNNNNNNNNNNNNNNNNNNNNNNNNNNNNNNNNNNNNNNNNNNNNNNNNNNNNNNNNNNNNNNNNNNNNNNNNNNNNNNNNNNNNNNNNNNNNNNNNNNNNNNNNNNNNNNNNNNNNNNNNNNNNNNNNNNNNNNNNNNNNNNNNNNNNNNNNNNNNNNNNNNNNNNNNNNNNNNNNNNNNNNNNNNNNNNNNNNNNNNNNNNNNNNNNNNNNNNNNNNNNNNNNNNNNNNNNNNNNNNNNNNNNNNNNNNNNNNNNNNNNNNNNNNNNNNNNNNNNNNNNNNNNNNNNNNNNNNNNNNNNNNNNNNNNNNNNNNNNNNNNNNNNNNNNNNNNNNNNNNNNNNNNNNNNNNNNNNNNNNNNNNNNNNNNNNNNNNNNNNNNNNNNNNNNNNNNNNNNNNNNNNNNNNNNNNNNACATTCACTCactgatacacatgcatatatatatatatatatatatatatatatatatatatatatacaagtccacatacatacattcatttactaATACTCATGCACTTGCAcatacgcaaatgcacacacatattcacatgcgtgtatatgcacacacgggtgtacacagacacacttgcTTCCAAGCCAATCGTTGGTCGACTATGACAAAAtcacatattgttatatataatttctcgcacgcacacacatacatacgcatatacatatatgcactaatacacgtacataagcacacacgcaggTGCACAGACACTGGAGTCCtcccacacatacgtacacacgcaaacacacatatata
This region of Octopus bimaculoides isolate UCB-OBI-ISO-001 chromosome 6, ASM119413v2, whole genome shotgun sequence genomic DNA includes:
- the LOC106873986 gene encoding uncharacterized protein LOC106873986, producing MEKAFHRVLRSVISWSLRKLRIDDWFVKVIQVMYKSSASKVKVSHEYSDKFSVQVSIHQGSVLSPLLLVIVLQAITEEFKTSCPWELMHAEDLIFLTKSVTEPEKKIQV